TCAGGGCGGATAACCATGCGTCTTGCTTGCCAAACATAACCATAAAGGAAGGAACGGTTAATAAGTTCGTAGAGATGATAAATGTAAATATTAAGAAGCCTAGCTGATTTCCCGTAATTTTCTCGGTTGCTTGCATGTTGTGTTCTCCGTTTCCTGGCAAAGGTGTTCCAAGTATTGACGGCGCATGAAAGATTTATACCGATCATTTATTTTATCTATCGTTACCATAGAAACAACGATATTGATGAATCATTCCGATTTTCATAAAATGGGCCAATAGGAGATCGTGGATCGGCGTAGCAGATTGCACTCCGCATTAAATAAATAGAAAGTGGTGTCCGTTTCATGCAATCGATGACTGCCGTTGAAAAAGAAAGAAGCATTGGCTCCATACAGTTTTTGCCCGTTAATTTATTTGCATCGGTTATGGGGATAGCGGGTTTGTCTCTTGCCTGGAGAGAAGCTAACAAGCTGCTGGGTACCTCCACCGTTATCGCTGACGTCTGCGGAATTCTGGCCATTGTAATCTTTATCGTGTTAAGCATAAGTTACATTGTAAAGTGGGTCTTATATCCGCAGAAAGTAAAAAGCGAATTTATCCATCCCGTCTCGGGGAATTTTTTTGGTACGATTACGATTGCCATTCTTCTGCTATCCTCCGTCATTGGCAGCTACAGCCAGTCGGCGGGACAAGTGATCTGGGGGATTGGAACCGTATTGACGTTAGGTCTTAGTTTAGTATTCGTCGCACGCTTGTTGAGCGGAAATTATAACCCGGAGAATGTGGTTCCTGCCTTGCTGGTACCAGTGGTAGGAACCCTGGATATTTCGGTAGCCGGCGGAAAAATACCATTTGCTTGGGCACACGAAATTAATTTGTTATCCCTTGCAATCGGCGGGTTTGTGGCATTAGTCTACTTCACCTTGATTCTATCCAGGCTGATCCATCATTCTCCGATGCCGGCCGGTTTAGTACCCTCCATGATTATTATGATTGCGCCTTTTGAAGTTGGATTTCTTGGCTACACGAATTTCGAGCAGCGGATTGATTCCTTTGCGTCCATCTTGTTTTACTTCGGACTATTTTTATTCATCGTGTTGTTCTTTAAAGTGTTCAAAAAAACGATACCGTTTGGCGCTTCATGGTGGGGGGTAAGCTTTCCAATGGCAGCGCTTAGCAATGCCGCTATAAAATACGCGCTATACATGGATTCATGGCCGTTAACCGTGATTGCCGTAATCATTCTGGCTTTACTGAGCATCGTATTGCTAGTGCT
This region of Paenibacillus sp. JDR-2 genomic DNA includes:
- a CDS encoding SLAC1 anion channel family protein, producing MQSMTAVEKERSIGSIQFLPVNLFASVMGIAGLSLAWREANKLLGTSTVIADVCGILAIVIFIVLSISYIVKWVLYPQKVKSEFIHPVSGNFFGTITIAILLLSSVIGSYSQSAGQVIWGIGTVLTLGLSLVFVARLLSGNYNPENVVPALLVPVVGTLDISVAGGKIPFAWAHEINLLSLAIGGFVALVYFTLILSRLIHHSPMPAGLVPSMIIMIAPFEVGFLGYTNFEQRIDSFASILFYFGLFLFIVLFFKVFKKTIPFGASWWGVSFPMAALSNAAIKYALYMDSWPLTVIAVIILALLSIVLLVLFVRTMNILFNGKLLNG